ATATTTCTTTGTTGAAAATTCGAAGGTATGGTATCTTTAGCTCCAAAGTTCACCATATCCAAGGCCCCTATGCTCAGAACCAATGGAACCTTCTTCTCTATGATAGCATCAAAACGAGAACTGTCACAGGCCATCACACCTCCAACTACATGATCAGCAACTTCCGTCGTTGTGATGTCCAAAACACCCTAGACAAAACCAAGAGATAAATCGAGTGGAAGGATAGGCATACAAGATACTACAAAAAGTGAATTCAGTCTGAAACTGAAAGTAATAAGAGAAAAAACTGACCAACTTGNNNNNNNNNNNNNNNNNNNNNNNNNNNNNNNNNNNNNAaaaaaccaccaccaccaactaATGAAGAACATATGGGTTTGGTTTTCTGGACAGACACGTCTCAAAAGGGAATCATTGGATGAGCACCTAATTGTACCACAAGGCAAGTCAGATGGGGCATAAATTTTGTAGACCCCAAAAATCCCTTGTTTCCCCAGTCAAGTTTCAGCTGAAAAGTGAGTttaccaagtggcaaaataaaagCACTATAAAACCCAGGACTACCAAGGGTTTATAGGCTTGACTTTgagtatgaaatttgacatgtagccAATCCAGATCATACCCTATACATCCAACGCTCCATATCGCCAGATCACCCTTCCATGTGGCACAACCAGACATACCCATCCAAGAATATCCAAATCCAGCTCTCAATTTGAAGTTGTACAAATCTGACCTCTATTTTGAAACAATCAGGTATATGAGATCAATGAGGTCATAATACAAgcaaagcttctttttttttctttcttgcaaaCGAATAGCATCCTTTACCCTTAACCTATTTAGTTTCAGTTTCACTAAACCAACATGTGAATCCTAGGCATTATCAACcatttgaacttgaaaaacatGCACCAATGAGCAGGAATTTCAGATGACAAATAGAAGTCCAGTAAATTCTTAGCACATGGATCTCGATCAAGTAAGCCACACTTTTGAATGCAAATAACATTTACATGACTAAAGTACCTGTATTAATCCTGCTTTGACCAGATCCTCCATTGCCCTTCCACCAACTCCAGTGGCATGGAAAACTAGTGAGTCATAACCTTCTTTCAACAGTCTGTCCTTAACAAGATTTACACATGGAGTTGTCACCCCAAACATGGTTATACCAACTGTAGGTTTTTCACTCATCTTATCAGAATCTTTGGATCCCAATAGCCTTCCAACCACCATTCCAGAGAAAGCAGCTCCAGCATTTGATAGAACAACCTGACTTACACTGTTAATCCCACATATATCTACTACTGAGGGGAATAGTATCAAATCTGAGGTTCCGATATAAGGAGCAGTTTGTCCACTAGCTACAGTTGATACAATGACCTTTGGCACTCCAATTGGAAGAGATCTTAGAGCAGAGGATATTAGGCTTGTTCCACCACTGCCTCCAAGGCCAATAGCTCCACTAAAAACATTATCTTCTTGAGTTCTCTTCAGGTAATGTTTAAGGGCTTCACTCATCATGGCAACTGCCAGACCCCTGTCACTTGGAAGCTTCTTTAACGGTTGCTCTTCTAACCCGAAATAGCAAGAAAGAACCTCCATTCTAGTAACAAATGGGAAATCTCCCAAGTTTTCTGTTTCCTGTTGACCAGTAGAAACATCAACCACTACCACTTGAACCTGCCATTTCCATAAGCAAATTATGAgagagcagaaaaaaaaaaaaaatcccctggCATAATGCACGGGAAATGAGATAAAcaaagaaatataaataaaatcaattaagACTCCAAAAATTTAAATCATGTTGAAAGCCAACTAATATAAAGCATGCAGTTTCAGCATCTTGAttagaattctagaaaaattcctcttattttggagaagaaaatattgaatttaTCCTTCTCAATCCATTAGTATatcaaaaccaattttttttttaaattattattattattattataacaaaaaaaatacacaagaGAGCTGCCCTACACAACTAAGCCGACAATAAGAGAGGGTTTTGTGTTAATCAGTAAAGATTATAACTTGGATTTCATGGTCAATATGACATCAATGACATTAAGTTTACATGAATACCATAACTACATAAATATTGGGGGAAAGGTACACTTCCTGGTGGTGACGCCCTGTAGCAGCACGGGGCCATTGAGGGGGCACACACGGGCATCATCAGGGGTGGGTTTTCTGGGTTTCACAGGGGGGCATCATTTCCACACAACCCCCCGGGGCACGTGTATCTAGGGAGCATTCTTCTCATGGGTTTTGTATTTGCTATGTTTCTTGGCGTCTTGTATTCAGTTCAGAGAATGATCACCAATAATGTGACACTGCACAATGGATTAGTACTCTATATACGTTATCCAAAATGGGTGTTACTGAGTATTCATATTCCTTGGTTTCCTTGTTGTAGCGACATGGGAATCAATTTCATTTTGTAAGAAACAAGGAAAGAGAACTACTCTGCCTTGTAAACCCAAGGATTCCCAGAGTAAGAGTATGCAGAAACCAACCCTTCCATCTTCTAATAAACCAACTGAAGGAGGACAGAACGAGAAGAAATCTCCTTGAAGATTATTAGAAGATTGAAGGGTTATGTTGTGCATAAAAGACTCTATGACCATCGGAATACTGATTCATCCAAcaattgaatgaaatgaataaataattaaggAGATCTGTCTGCAATCATGGATGAAAATGCTACCATGGAAGAAGAACCTGATGGGTATAACAACCAAATCAAATTCATCACTCACTACCTCGGATATTGAATCAAGAATAAAGGCGTCGGTTAATCACCCGTAGAAAGACTTCAGAAGAAGTTTAACAAACATGATACATCAGttaaattgagagagagagagagagagagagagaaagagagacctTCACTGCAGAACTCTTAGAGAAAATCTCAAGATGGGATCTGACGGAGTCGGAGAGGAATCGGAGCTCCTGCAGCTTGGTATCGGCTGTTCCGATGCAAAAAACACGAAAAACCTTCTCACGATCTGCCATTTTCCTTCAccaagaaaaattttaaaaattgcaGAAGCTGACACTTTGGAGAATGGCCTGAATACTTTCCAAGTTGagaatttgagttttttttttttttttggtcagaaAATATGAGAGTAACTACTCTACTCTCCAGCAACTCTTTGTTAGCCGATGCCTGTCAATTGTCAATCACTCACCTAcaaccttctcttctttttgtttttcttggatAGAAACCTACAACCTTATCTTAAACCAGTCCCCTCTTCGTCTCTCtccttctatttttatattcaaTCCCAATTTCAATCgtcatctcttctctcttttttttattcaaaattgaCAATACCTCCCTCCCTCCCAATATTTCTTTAACGTTTTTTATTCTTCCCGACAGGACCCAAAAAACATCAGGCGAGGATGGTGGATCGGGAAGAATCGCCACTCGCGAGAGGGGACAAAGTTGCAGCGGCGACGGTGGCTGCGGAGAAGTCAGACAGGAGACGGAGTGTTTGCAGGGCAGGATGGATTTGCAGAGGGTGATTCAGGGGAGATGGCAGGGGCAGTTGCGGGAGTTGGTGCTTAGCTTCACAGTGAGGATCTTAATGAGTAGGgacattttcaaaatttggtcCTATAGGGAGCATGTTTTTTGAGTACTAATTACTGTTAGATCGTGAGTTCCCCTGGATCTGACTCCTCTCCTTGAATGCCGATCGGGCAGGTCTTCTTGATATCTATTCAAGTGAATACCACGTGCTTAGAGGAGGAACCAACAGTTCTTGATGCATTGCCTTTCGTACCTCTATCAATGGCTGTCGGGTCTTTTTTCAAAGTGTTGGATCTTCTTCTGAACATATGGCATTCGTCCATGTAACTATGAGCCGGATCCGAGTTTCCTTTTAAACTAGGTTGCTCTCTCATGCCACACCCAATCCAAGGGCTAAGAGCACCTTGTGTTGCGTGTTCATGCCTTATGTTGCATGTTTGAGGACTCTCAACCCTTGAATCTATGCtacaaaattttaccaaaaaagtatCTATGCTACAAAAGGATCGAGCTCCTTTACGGAGAGGAATCTTGCAAAGAGCTGGTGGAGACGGCTTCAAATCATGACATGTGTCATGATCAGATGGGAGATGGAGCATGAAACCGAGTTTCGGCTGAAAATGCATTTAGatttgaaactcctttttccccacttcttcttctctccccccccctcctctctctctccaaatcgCGAAGACAGAAGTCACATGATCTTGTCTTCAAGTAGTTAGTGCAGTAACAATAACTTTAACCCTTTGACTAAGCCAAAACTTGGTGGGTTAGCTCCTTCTACCTAACCTTCCATCGATCTGATTATCTGAACTTGAAGCCCATCTATGTTGTTGATCCGAAGATATTCAAGTTTCTCTAACTTGCCATTTTTTTGTCCTCtcaagtttttattttctgtctttcccattttcttccAATCTAACCATTCGTtttgtttgggattttgggaATTCTTTGGGTAATATTTTAGTTACCTTCAACCAGTTTTGGGAATTCCATACTTGAATGTTGGGGAAATTGAATAGGGAATGCTATTCAATCATAATTGGTTTAGAAAGTCATATTGAAATCGGGAGAACCGGCTATTGAAATCAGTAAGGCAAAATAGtgaattaaaaagaagaaagctaTTGAAATCTTGAGGCAAAATCCAtcataaaaatgaagaaaataagaaaggagTTTCTCCTACTTGAGTTCTGATGTTTgcagagatggagaagaaatgGGGCTTCAATCTGTCTTTTGTTTGAATGCCTGAAGTTTGCAGAGAGCAACGCAACccggagaggagagaggaagaagaagaagagggggaaaaaagagttccaaaaccctaaaccgctATCGTTTTCAGCCGACTATGTTTCCCTGTTGCATCTCCCATCGGATCATGGTACGTGTCATGATCCGAAGTCGTCTCCACCGGCTCTCTGCCAGATTCCTCTCCGTAGAGGAGCTCGATCCGCTACAAAAGAGCTCAATTAGTTTCCCATTCTCCAAcagtggaggaaaactttctccttccCAAATTCTCCCATGTTTATTCTTTTCCTcttaataataaatttatttattcatcctaATAAAATATATCTAGATTTTTCCACCTTCCCTTCTAGTCAGATTTTGTAggttccatttggttgcaaggaaataaaagagaagtgAATTTTCAAAACCTAAATTACCATTATGTcattaactccaaatcattctatatttagttattaaatttcactttattttgcatctcATTTCGttggatttgaaaagtaaaataaaatttacatttaAAAGATATCATTACCAAATATGATAATAGAATCAAGTAATTTCTACAACCATgttggataatgattacaataAATTTAAGGTATGAAAAGTTTCCCTACCCTTTCTTTcatttccttgcaaccaaataaaGTCGTAATAATTAAGGAATATGAAAATTCTTGGAAGAAATGATTTCTCATAGAAATTGGAATCGAATCAACATTTTACAAACACGCGTCATAATATGGAACATGACACGTTGGGGTCATCAATGATGTGGATGTACAATCGGTCGCACCTAGTGCAAGAAGTGGAGGGTAGATAAAGAGGCTGTTGGCACTTTTGCTGGTGGTCGTCGGACTTGGGCTTGGCCTTTTCAGACCCATCTTTACTATCTCCATCACCCTGTTTGGCCTTTGGGTCGGGAGGAGGCCCAACGCTCTCCACTTCGGCGTATCTACCGGTGGCTTTCCGTGCGCGGACGGCCACTTGGTAAGGATCGGCTTTCCCAGTAACCGTCAAGGTGCCCTTGGCTGCATCCACTTCTACCTTGTCTACACCTGCCATACACCACACCCTTgctcaataataataataataagaagaagataatagTCATATCTATATATGGTAAGGAAAAGAGTTCTCTAAAAGGCAGTGTGACTCCCACACCAGCATAAGGATCAATGAGTGAAAATCATTTGTAGTCGGTGAGCATCTAGTGGCTGGGAGCCTCTTGGGGCGTGTGCCCAAATGCTCTCAACCATCAgatgctcactacacctcaCTGCTCACTGCAGACAATTTGAACCCAGGACCAATAGAAGCACACGTAGAAGCATCATCAGGGCAACAAGATTTTCGTTTTTCACAAGGGTGGTGCGATCATATCGCTCCCTCCATGTGTCTTACGTGTAGAGACCACATACACtgccttttaggttttttttcccAATTACCTTCCAATCCTGAGACAGCCCTTAGGAGCTTCTTCTTGCATCTTTGGCAGGCAACATCAACTTTCAAGACAGTCCTTTGCACCATAGAAGAAGAGCTCAAAGCTGCCCCTCCCACTCCTTCAAACCAAATGAGCTATATAGCAATCTCAATTAATTTTGTAGATCAAGAGGATTGCtactgttatatatatataaggagggGAGAGGAGTAAACAAAGTCATGATCAAGTGGTCAGTCTTTTCTAGGGTTGTTTAACCTCCATCATCAACTTCTAAAACATCTTATAACAAATTTCCATCAAccaatataattaattaataattacctTATTGTCTCATGCtctaattttgttttatttgggTCTAAACAAATAAGCAAACATgttattttattacttttatcAATAGAGGGACCCAACAAATAATAATCAAAGTTTTAGAACAGCAACACCGTTTGCCACGTTAATTTGACTTCTTCAAGCTTTGGCTTGATAAGGAggatacatatatatataccccTAATGAGTTTGATATGGAGGTATACAAATATACCTAAAGTAATTGACTTCCAAAAGCCAGTTGTCTTTGCACAAAGGATAACCTAACAACCCTATTGTTGAGCATTTCTTATATGTAAATTAGTCTAattattttcatcatttaatTCATAGAATAGggttattttaggtattttcttttgtttttagaatTCGGACAAAAAATGGAGTACAAGTGTTAAACTCGACCCAAAGAACCAAACTCTAGCCAGGCTGACCGATCCTAGATGCTCTTCTCCATGTAAGCTACAGCAAATCTCAAGGATCCTATGTATGGAGAGTTTTCATAGTCATTGATCTACTCAATATTCCAAGCTTAGCCTAGAAGATTTCCTCTTGACAAAATTTACATAATAAATTTCAAAGATTTTCAATGTAGTGGACGATTTTTAGAAAGAAGATTTGGGCTGGGTCAacttctattttggtttttaacaacaTGGTGGGGATAAATATTTAGTAGTTTCATAATCATGATTTTCTATATTGGATAATTTTCTATTTCCGTGCGCTTACAGTTGTATtaattttttgcttttcttttaagAAACACCTATCCATACAAAATGATAAACCAATTGTGGAAGGAACAAGGAAACCAATCAAACCTGAGATTAATGGTTCCCACTCATTTTCAGGTCAAGCAACCTTAAAACAAATTTAATAACTCCTTCCTCACAACTAAACTTCCACGATCAGAAATTCTTcctaaatgattttttttttcttctaacaaATTTAGGGGGAAAAGATCCTGACCCCATCATTGTGGGAATCTTTTCTCACACCCTCTATCATCCTTGACACTCTCTTCGTCCTGATCATGTGGGTCTCTCATTAACGAATACTGAGTCCCATGCCATAATTGGTGGCTTGTGTGGGGATCTTGTCCATGCCCTCTAACATCCTTAACAATATCTTCTCGCAGATATGTGGGTGTGGGTCTTCTTACTGACGAAATGATTCCCATTCCCAATAACATCCCTAATACACACTTTCTCATCACTGACTGTGTGGGTCCCCCATTTACGAAAGTGATTCTCATGCCCAAATTGGTGGTGTGGCGAGGTGTGGCATGAAGAGGATCTTTCGCATGCCCTCTAATATCCTTAACACTTTTCTCATTGATCATGTGGATCTCCTAGTTGACGAAACTGATTCCTATACATTGACTGATGGTGTGGCTTCAGAAAATTTCCTCACACCAGTGGTGTCGAAAACCCCTCCCCTAATTTTtatagtttggttttgattggtAGTAGTAGTAGTTAGGAGTTGGCCATTCCGTGTACAAGATGCAATCTTAAACTTCACTAACCCAACCCCCAAGCCCTCACCTAATTGCTTTTGCCCTTTGTACTTTATGTGCGCTTTAACTAGTAACAGCCAAAGAATTGCTATAGttcttataaaaatatatgTTCTAGGTCACATGGTAGAGATGTAAGAATTGGGATGACAATGTCTGTTTTTTAAGAATTTGGATCAAACCGGTTGGATGAGGGATTTTTACATGCTGCCTCTTATATTGGTATCTTACACACGAAGCTAATAGTGTACCGTGAAATAACATATTTAATAAGGAAGGACTGTGAGAGCGAAGTATACATTGACAACGTGTACTCAtgtaataatttattattgCCCTTAGAACTCAAGATATATATAGTtctagggggaagaagaacatgTTTATGAATTTTGAAGTCTTGAAAGCCTTGTTGCCAAAAATTGGAATGATTTGGCAGAACTGATTATGGTGACACAAGAGTTCTCTCAAGAATAGAAAACTTAACTGATAGTAATAATTTAATCTGCACAAGAGAACTTCTGCATTCTTTTTCCTCAAAAAACTTTCAAAACAACCTTTTTATCTTGAAACTGCATTCATTTTTCTACAATAGAGAGATGATATAAGTTGGACTTTTGAAGCACTACAATATATAGGGTGTGTGTGTAAATGATAGAACATTTATTACCAACACTAGACATCACAGCTATCATTGCAATtactcctcttttttcttttttttcttgaaatgaaCTATAAAGTGATCAGGTACAGTTGGTAGTTGTGGAAATAATGTCCACAGAAAGGAAAGAACAATATACAGTGTTTGTATGAAACTTGTTCTTATGATTAGTCATTTAATTCATGATTGAATTGACCAACTTAAGATTTTGGAGCTCAATTCATACTTAACTACCACTTCTTCATAAGCTTGTAGCAGAGCAAGTCAAAAATCTCCTAATCTAAACTGGAATATAGATGCACTGTGGTTGAATTTTAACCATCATTTTTTGGTGATTTCTGTGTGGTTGTACTAGAACTTAACTGTTTTCAAAGACTTGTAGTAAAGGCAACTCCATTAGCTAATCTTTGAGTAATATCATGAGAattgagagaggaagaaaatgtgAATGAAGAAATGTTAGAAACGTAATCTTTAACTGGAAAATGGGGTGTGTActttcgagagagagagagagagagagagagagagattcacatTCCAAGAGGATTTAACATAATTCTTTCATAGACTGATAAACAACAGAACTAGTGTACTGTTTAGTCTTTCTTGATCCATGAATCAAAGGTTTGAAGTTCATAAAATTTATAGAATAGAACAATTATGATAAGGATCTTCCCCTACCACATACCAGACATCACATCTTTGGCATGTCTTTGGAACATAACAAGTTGCatatgtttctttcttctcttccttcttctcttctttcttctcttccttcttctcttccttttgagGACCTACACTGACAATCTGTGCAGATTTTCTGAATTTCCTCACTTGTCTTATTATCTCAAAAGGATCAGCATCTCCAGTTACAGTCACTGTGCTTTTGGAAGCGTCAAGGGCAATAGAATTTATACCTTCTATTCCTGCAATTAACTTCATCACCTTCTTCTTGCACCTTGAACATAACAGTTCCACTGACACTATTGTTTTCTGCAACAATCAGAGAAGCCCTTCAGTACAATTCTGAGCAAAAAAATGACAATCCTAACAGCACAGATGTACAGTTCTGTGGCAGGTGTCAGAGAAGCCAGAAGGGAGTCAGGAGAATAGAAACAACAACCCATACATAAATGAAGGAAACTTGGCTCAAATACCAAACAAACAATAAACAAATGCATGTATGGATATGAAACTGGAAAGAAGTGACAACCTTATCTGACATTTTTGTTGGTACAACTTTGGAGTTGGAAACGATGGAAAAATAGCTATGGGGAGAGGTTGATCAAATGTTGCTACTTATAAAGATCTTCTAATAGTAGTTTTTAGTTATTCACTACTTTTTCTTTGGgcgggggggggagggggtggtggGAGGAGGGTGCTGCCTTTGATTGTAAAATTGCATTTATTTCTTCTGTTCAGCACATTTcaatttgtttgttttcttgttgGTGAGGTCTGTATGGGCAATACCAGTAGGAAGGCAGAAGTAAATGCTGGTAAGGAGGCTCTTGATCAGATCTACTATGACTACCTCTAGGCATTAATTGTGAGT
Above is a window of Macadamia integrifolia cultivar HAES 741 unplaced genomic scaffold, SCU_Mint_v3 scaffold1190, whole genome shotgun sequence DNA encoding:
- the LOC122063101 gene encoding heavy metal-associated isoprenylated plant protein 12-like encodes the protein MVQRTVLKVDVACQRCKKKLLRAVSGLEGVDKVEVDAAKGTLTVTGKADPYQVAVRARKATGRYAEVESVGPPPDPKAKQGDGDSKDGSEKAKPKSDDHQQKCQQPLYLPSTSCTRCDRLYIHIIDDPNVSCSIL
- the LOC122063096 gene encoding heavy metal-associated isoprenylated plant protein 2-like isoform X1, yielding MSSLKVLQKTIVSVELLCSRCKKKVMKLIAGIEGINSIALDASKSTVTVTGDADPFEIIRQVRKFRKSAQIVSVGPQKEEKKEEKKEEKKEEKKETYATCYVPKTCQRCDVWYVVGEDPYHNCSIL
- the LOC122063096 gene encoding heavy metal-associated isoprenylated plant protein 2-like isoform X2, translating into MSDKKTIVSVELLCSRCKKKVMKLIAGIEGINSIALDASKSTVTVTGDADPFEIIRQVRKFRKSAQIVSVGPQKEEKKEEKKEEKKEEKKETYATCYVPKTCQRCDVWYVVGEDPYHNCSIL